One Deinococcus planocerae DNA window includes the following coding sequences:
- a CDS encoding PspA/IM30 family protein translates to MSILDRLSRLLRANVNDMISRAEDPAKIIDQALRDMRAAYGEARAEVADAMSQNAKLERESNTNRRLAEEYEKKAEEALRGGSEELAREALRRSQNHKDLARGFEEQLGVQGSTVDQLKTQLRALEAKIDELESRKSLLAARQKTAQAGATLDRVSGFDQAGSAMGAFEEMERKVAGMEDRNRAMTELREENDIDAQLRDLGRDRELDDAFAALKARVQGGDKQG, encoded by the coding sequence ATGAGTATTCTCGACCGACTGTCCAGACTGCTGCGCGCCAACGTGAACGACATGATCAGCCGCGCCGAAGACCCCGCCAAGATCATCGACCAGGCCCTGCGCGACATGCGGGCCGCCTACGGCGAGGCGCGGGCCGAGGTGGCCGACGCGATGAGCCAGAACGCCAAGCTCGAGCGCGAGTCGAACACCAACCGCCGCCTCGCCGAGGAGTACGAGAAGAAGGCGGAAGAAGCCCTGCGCGGCGGCAGCGAGGAGCTCGCCCGCGAGGCGCTGCGCCGCTCGCAAAACCACAAAGACCTCGCCAGGGGGTTCGAGGAGCAGCTCGGGGTGCAGGGCAGCACCGTCGATCAGCTCAAGACGCAACTGCGCGCCCTGGAGGCCAAGATCGACGAGCTCGAATCCCGCAAGTCGCTGCTCGCCGCCCGGCAGAAGACCGCCCAGGCGGGGGCGACCCTCGACCGGGTGAGCGGCTTCGATCAGGCGGGCAGCGCGATGGGCGCTTTCGAGGAGATGGAGCGCAAGGTCGCCGGGATGGAGGACCGCAACCGGGCGATGACCGAGCTGCGCGAGGAGAACGACATCGACGCGCAGCTCCGCGACCTGGGCCGCGACCGCGAACTCGACGACGCCTTCGCCGCCCTCAAGGCCCGCGTGCAGGGCGGGGACAAGCAGGGTTGA
- the aroA gene encoding 3-phosphoshikimate 1-carboxyvinyltransferase, whose product MTPDGLPERFDVIVHPARELRGELRAQPSKNYTTRYLLAAALAPGETRVVGVATSEDAEAMIRCLRDWGAGVERVGDDAVVRGFGAHPRPGVTLNPGNAGAVARFLMGVAALTGGTTFVTDYADSLGRRPQGDLLEALERLGARVTSRDGRLPISISGPVRGGLVQVGAERSSQYASALMFLAPLLQGGLDLRLTGEIKSHAPLRQTLDTLAAFGVTASAPDDLSRVTIPGGQTYRAGRVLVPGDYPGSAAILTAAALLPGEVTVTNLRANDLQGEREAVDVLREMGADLAREGDRVTVRGGRPLHAVTRDGDGFTDAVQALTAAAASAEGTTTWENVETLRLKECDRISDTRRELERLGLTAGETQDSLTVTGTPRIAGGVTADGHGDHRMIMLLTLLGLRAEAPLRITGAHHIRKSYPGFFRHLEELGARFEYVETDTH is encoded by the coding sequence ATGACCCCTGACGGCCTGCCCGAGCGTTTCGACGTGATCGTTCACCCCGCCCGCGAGTTGCGCGGGGAGTTGCGGGCGCAGCCGAGCAAGAACTACACGACCCGGTATCTGCTCGCGGCGGCGCTCGCCCCGGGCGAAACCCGCGTGGTCGGCGTAGCCACGAGCGAGGACGCGGAGGCGATGATTCGCTGCCTGCGCGACTGGGGCGCGGGTGTGGAGCGGGTTGGGGACGACGCGGTGGTGCGCGGTTTCGGCGCCCACCCTCGCCCGGGCGTGACCCTCAACCCCGGCAACGCGGGTGCGGTCGCCCGGTTCCTGATGGGGGTCGCGGCGCTGACCGGAGGCACGACCTTCGTGACCGACTATGCCGACTCGCTGGGGCGGCGACCGCAGGGCGACTTGCTGGAGGCGCTGGAACGGCTGGGGGCACGGGTGACCAGCCGGGACGGCAGGCTCCCCATCTCCATCAGCGGCCCGGTGCGCGGCGGGCTCGTGCAGGTCGGCGCCGAGCGGTCCAGCCAGTACGCCTCGGCGCTGATGTTCCTCGCGCCGCTGCTGCAAGGCGGGCTCGACCTGCGGCTGACGGGCGAGATCAAGAGCCACGCACCGCTGCGGCAGACCCTCGACACGCTCGCGGCGTTCGGGGTCACGGCGAGTGCCCCCGACGACCTGAGCCGCGTCACGATTCCAGGTGGGCAGACGTACCGGGCGGGCCGGGTGCTCGTCCCCGGCGACTACCCCGGCAGCGCGGCGATCCTGACGGCGGCGGCCCTCCTTCCCGGCGAGGTGACGGTGACGAACCTGCGGGCGAACGACCTCCAGGGCGAGCGCGAGGCGGTGGACGTCCTGCGCGAGATGGGAGCCGACCTCGCGCGCGAGGGGGACCGGGTGACGGTGCGCGGTGGGCGCCCTCTGCACGCGGTCACCCGCGACGGGGACGGCTTCACCGACGCCGTGCAGGCCCTCACCGCCGCCGCCGCCTCTGCCGAGGGCACGACGACCTGGGAGAACGTGGAAACGCTGAGGCTCAAGGAGTGCGACCGCATCAGCGACACGCGGCGGGAACTGGAGCGGTTGGGGCTAACGGCGGGCGAGACGCAAGACAGCCTCACGGTGACGGGCACACCCCGCATTGCCGGTGGCGTCACCGCCGACGGGCACGGCGACCACCGGATGATCATGCTGCTCACCCTGCTGGGCCTGCGGGCGGAGGCGCCCCTCCGCATCACGGGCGCGCACCACATCCGCAAGAGCTACCCGGGCTTCTTCCGGCACCTGGAGGAGCTGGGGGCGCGGTTCGAGTATGTGGAGACGGACACGCACTGA
- the dxs gene encoding 1-deoxy-D-xylulose-5-phosphate synthase has product MSEPTTTSSLSPASRTPLLDRVTSPEDLKTLTRDQLPLLAEELRGEIVRVCSVGGLHLASSLGATDLIVALHYVLNSPRDRILFDVGHQAYAHKMLTGRRSGMSSVKKEGGLSGFTKVSESEHDAITVGHASTSLANALGMALARDSLGQDHKVAAVIGDGSLTGGMALAALNTIGDMNRKMLIILNDNEMSISENVGALNKFMRGLQVQKWFQEGEGAGKKAMQAVSKPLADFMSRAKSSTRHFFDPASVNPFAAMGVRYVGPVDGHNVQELVWLIERLVDLDGPTILHVVTKKGKGLSYAEADPIYWHGPGKFDPATGEFKPSDAYSWSAAFGDAVTELAKADPRTFVITPAMREGSGLVKYSQVHPHRYLDVGIAEDVAVTTAAGMALQGMRPIVAIYSTFLQRAYDQVLHDVAIENLNVTFAIDRGGIVGADGATHNGVFDLSYLRSIPNVRVGLPKDAAELRGMLKAAQESPGPFAIRYPRGNTERVPEGTWPTLVWGTWERLRDGDDVVILAGGKALEYALRASADLPGVGVVNARFVKPLDEAMLREVAGKARALITVEDNTVVGGFGSAVLEALSGMGLRTPVRVLGIPDEFQDHATVESVHARAGIDAQAIRTVLAELGVNVPIEV; this is encoded by the coding sequence ATGAGCGAGCCGACGACCACCTCCAGCCTGTCCCCGGCGAGCCGAACCCCACTCCTCGACCGGGTGACCAGCCCGGAAGACCTCAAGACCCTCACGCGCGACCAGCTCCCCCTCCTCGCGGAGGAACTGCGGGGCGAGATCGTGCGGGTGTGCTCGGTGGGCGGCCTGCATCTGGCGAGCTCTCTCGGCGCCACCGACCTGATCGTGGCGCTGCACTACGTCCTGAACTCGCCGCGCGACCGCATCCTCTTCGACGTGGGGCACCAGGCCTACGCCCACAAGATGCTGACCGGGCGCCGCTCGGGGATGTCGTCCGTGAAAAAGGAGGGCGGCCTCAGCGGCTTTACCAAGGTCAGCGAGTCCGAGCACGACGCGATCACGGTAGGACACGCGAGCACCTCCCTGGCAAACGCGCTCGGCATGGCGCTCGCCCGCGACTCGCTGGGGCAGGACCACAAGGTCGCCGCCGTAATCGGGGACGGGTCGCTGACGGGCGGGATGGCCCTCGCCGCGCTGAACACCATCGGCGACATGAACCGCAAGATGCTGATCATCCTCAACGACAACGAGATGAGCATCTCGGAAAACGTCGGCGCCCTGAACAAGTTCATGCGCGGCCTCCAGGTCCAGAAATGGTTCCAGGAGGGCGAGGGCGCCGGGAAGAAGGCGATGCAGGCCGTCAGCAAGCCCCTCGCCGACTTCATGAGCCGCGCCAAGAGCAGCACGCGCCACTTCTTCGACCCCGCGAGCGTGAACCCCTTCGCGGCGATGGGCGTGCGGTACGTCGGGCCAGTGGACGGCCACAACGTGCAGGAACTCGTGTGGTTGATCGAGCGGCTCGTGGACCTCGACGGGCCGACCATCCTCCACGTCGTCACGAAGAAGGGCAAGGGCCTGAGCTACGCGGAGGCCGATCCGATCTATTGGCACGGGCCGGGCAAGTTCGACCCGGCGACCGGGGAGTTCAAGCCCAGCGACGCCTACTCGTGGAGCGCGGCCTTCGGGGACGCGGTGACGGAACTCGCCAAGGCGGACCCGCGCACCTTCGTCATCACGCCCGCGATGCGCGAGGGCAGCGGCCTCGTGAAATACAGCCAGGTCCACCCGCACCGTTACCTCGACGTGGGGATCGCCGAGGACGTGGCGGTGACGACCGCCGCCGGGATGGCGCTCCAGGGGATGCGGCCCATCGTGGCGATCTACTCGACCTTCCTGCAACGGGCCTACGATCAGGTGCTGCACGACGTCGCCATCGAGAACCTGAACGTCACCTTCGCCATCGACCGGGGCGGCATCGTGGGGGCGGACGGGGCGACCCACAACGGCGTGTTCGACCTGAGTTACCTGCGCTCGATCCCGAACGTCCGCGTCGGCCTGCCGAAAGACGCCGCCGAGCTGCGGGGGATGCTCAAGGCCGCGCAGGAGAGCCCCGGCCCCTTCGCCATCCGCTACCCGCGCGGCAACACCGAGCGCGTGCCGGAGGGGACGTGGCCGACTCTCGTGTGGGGCACCTGGGAGCGGCTGCGCGACGGGGACGACGTGGTGATCCTGGCGGGCGGCAAGGCGCTGGAGTACGCGCTGCGGGCGAGTGCCGACCTCCCCGGCGTCGGCGTGGTGAACGCCCGCTTCGTGAAGCCGCTCGACGAGGCGATGCTGCGCGAGGTGGCCGGGAAAGCCCGCGCGCTGATCACGGTCGAGGACAACACCGTCGTGGGCGGCTTCGGGAGCGCGGTGTTAGAGGCGCTCAGCGGGATGGGACTGCGGACCCCCGTGCGGGTGCTCGGCATCCCCGACGAGTTCCAGGACCACGCGACCGTCGAGAGCGTCCACGCGCGGGCGGGCATCGACGCACAGGCCATCCGCACGGTGCTGGCGGAACTGGGTGTGAACGTGCCTATCGAGGTGTAG
- a CDS encoding PQQ-dependent sugar dehydrogenase, whose product MLSRTKGWLVAAGLLLAGGAGAQTPDLKAPDGFKVTVFAEGFEQPRFMAVAPNGDVFVSDPRAGTVVVLPDRDGNGRADGKTVFASGLNRPHGLAFQNGFLYVANTDGVVRFAYKTGDTRASGAARRIVSLPPNGGHWTRTVVFGPDGKMYVSTGSTCNVCVEEDGRRAAVWVYDADGKNGKPYATGLRNAVGLEWYGGALYATNNGRDMLGDDLPPEGFYKTRAGGFYGWPYCYTTRPGQPQVWDQDFGRRNAGVCRAATPAFALTTAHSAPLGMAFYDGKTFPSAYRGRMFAALHGSWNRSTKSGYKVVTVDPRTGRVSDFLTGFLRGQSVLGRPVDLAVARDGSLLLTDDGEGRVYRIQYTGN is encoded by the coding sequence ATGCTGAGCAGAACGAAAGGGTGGCTGGTCGCGGCTGGCCTGCTCCTCGCGGGCGGGGCGGGGGCGCAGACGCCCGACCTCAAGGCGCCGGACGGGTTCAAGGTGACGGTCTTCGCCGAGGGCTTCGAGCAGCCGCGCTTCATGGCGGTCGCGCCGAACGGGGACGTGTTCGTGTCCGACCCGCGCGCCGGAACGGTCGTCGTGCTGCCCGACCGCGACGGGAATGGGCGGGCGGACGGCAAGACGGTCTTCGCCTCGGGGCTCAACCGCCCGCACGGCCTCGCCTTCCAGAACGGTTTCCTGTATGTGGCGAATACGGACGGGGTGGTGCGCTTCGCGTACAAGACGGGCGACACGAGGGCGAGCGGCGCGGCGCGACGGATCGTCAGCCTGCCTCCCAACGGCGGGCACTGGACGCGCACGGTCGTCTTCGGGCCGGACGGGAAGATGTACGTCTCGACCGGAAGCACCTGCAACGTCTGCGTGGAGGAGGACGGGCGCCGCGCCGCCGTGTGGGTCTACGACGCGGACGGGAAGAACGGCAAGCCCTACGCCACGGGGCTGCGCAACGCGGTCGGGCTGGAGTGGTACGGCGGCGCCCTGTACGCGACGAACAACGGGCGCGACATGCTCGGCGACGACCTTCCCCCCGAGGGCTTTTACAAGACGAGGGCGGGCGGCTTCTACGGCTGGCCGTACTGCTACACGACGCGGCCCGGGCAGCCCCAGGTGTGGGACCAGGACTTCGGGCGGAGGAATGCCGGCGTCTGCCGGGCGGCCACGCCCGCCTTCGCCCTGACGACCGCGCACTCGGCGCCGTTGGGGATGGCCTTCTACGACGGCAAGACCTTCCCGAGCGCGTACCGGGGGCGGATGTTCGCCGCCCTGCACGGCTCATGGAACCGCAGCACCAAGAGCGGCTACAAGGTCGTGACGGTGGACCCGCGGACGGGCAGGGTCAGCGACTTCCTGACGGGCTTCCTGCGCGGGCAGAGCGTGCTGGGCCGCCCGGTGGACCTCGCCGTGGCGCGCGACGGCTCGCTGCTGCTCACCGACGACGGCGAGGGGCGGGTCTACCGCATCCAGTACACCGGGAACTGA
- a CDS encoding DegV family protein has protein sequence MTIAIVTDSTSDLAPDVCAQHGIRSVPLYVLFDGKMHKDGIEITPADLFRGLKEGKKTPSTSQPSPAEFAAVYREALESADEVISVHISGQLSGTVGSARLAAADFGGRVTVVDSRSASLTLGMQALRAADRAREGRSSAEIVAELDRIAAVANIRFTVDTLDFLRINGRIGGAQALLGSLLNIKPILTVKEGRVESAGRVRGHKKAVADIVDHVRKYAADHGEVRVAFLATLGGEEYVREIRAGLSGVTFTDLGDHQIGAVIATHTGPGTMGVTVEPVTV, from the coding sequence ATGACCATCGCCATCGTGACGGACTCGACGAGCGACCTCGCCCCCGACGTGTGCGCCCAGCACGGCATCCGGAGCGTGCCGCTGTACGTGCTGTTCGACGGCAAGATGCACAAAGACGGCATCGAGATCACGCCCGCCGACCTCTTCCGGGGCCTGAAGGAGGGCAAGAAGACGCCCAGCACCTCGCAGCCCAGCCCCGCCGAGTTCGCCGCCGTCTACCGCGAGGCCCTGGAAAGCGCCGACGAGGTGATCAGCGTCCACATCAGCGGGCAGCTTTCGGGCACGGTGGGCAGCGCGCGGCTGGCGGCTGCGGACTTCGGGGGCCGGGTGACGGTCGTGGACAGCCGCTCGGCGAGCCTGACCCTGGGGATGCAGGCCCTGCGCGCCGCCGACCGGGCCCGGGAAGGCCGAAGCAGCGCCGAGATCGTCGCCGAACTCGACCGCATCGCGGCGGTCGCCAACATCCGCTTCACGGTGGACACGCTCGACTTCCTGCGGATCAACGGGCGAATCGGGGGCGCGCAGGCGCTGCTCGGCAGCCTCCTGAACATCAAGCCGATCCTGACGGTCAAAGAAGGACGGGTCGAGTCCGCCGGGCGGGTGCGCGGGCACAAGAAGGCGGTCGCGGACATCGTGGATCACGTTCGCAAGTACGCCGCCGACCACGGCGAGGTGCGGGTGGCCTTCCTGGCGACCCTGGGCGGCGAGGAATACGTCCGGGAAATCCGCGCCGGACTGAGTGGCGTGACCTTCACCGACCTCGGCGACCACCAGATCGGGGCCGTGATCGCCACCCACACCGGACCCGGCACGATGGGCGTGACGGTCGAGCCCGTGACCGTGTGA
- a CDS encoding glutamate-5-semialdehyde dehydrogenase, translated as MTTTGTLSVRDLGVRARRAARVLRSLPTTRKAAALHAVARELRARGQDILAANARDVAAAQAAGLPGHMVARLRLDAPSLAAIAADVEAVAGLPDPVGETTSEEVRPNGLRVSRRRVPLGVLGVIYESRPNVTVDVAALALMSGNAAILRGGKETVDSNAALEEAIRAALASEGLPGDAVQVIRDPARERMLELLRLDDLVDAIIPRGGAGLHRYCVENATVPVIVGGIGVVHVYLDESFTRDSADVGRAVQLIRNAKVQKPSACNALDTLLIHEGALPALPAIARDLASHGVTLRADPPSLRVLEEAGIEAEPARDSDYGTEFLALTASLRTVSGLDEALDHIAAHGNHTDVILTRDLSQAERFVTDVDSAAVMVNASPRFNDGGQLGLGAEVAISTQKLHARGPMGLRELTTTKWVVVGEGQVRG; from the coding sequence ATGACGACCACCGGGACCCTCTCCGTCCGGGACCTCGGCGTGCGGGCGCGGCGGGCGGCGCGGGTGCTGCGCTCGCTGCCCACCACGCGCAAGGCGGCGGCCCTGCACGCCGTCGCGCGGGAACTGCGGGCACGCGGGCAAGACATCCTCGCCGCGAACGCGCGGGACGTGGCGGCGGCGCAGGCGGCGGGTTTGCCGGGGCACATGGTCGCCCGCTTGCGGCTGGACGCCCCCTCACTCGCGGCCATCGCCGCCGACGTGGAGGCGGTCGCGGGGCTGCCCGACCCCGTGGGGGAGACCACCTCCGAGGAGGTCCGCCCGAACGGCCTTCGCGTCTCGCGCCGCCGGGTGCCCCTCGGTGTCCTGGGCGTGATCTACGAGAGCCGCCCGAATGTCACCGTAGACGTGGCCGCCCTCGCTCTGATGAGCGGGAACGCGGCCATCCTGCGCGGCGGCAAGGAGACGGTGGACAGCAACGCCGCCTTAGAGGAGGCCATTCGCGCCGCCCTCGCCTCCGAGGGGCTGCCGGGCGACGCCGTGCAGGTCATCCGCGACCCCGCCCGCGAGCGGATGCTCGAACTTCTGCGGCTCGACGACCTCGTGGACGCGATTATTCCGCGCGGCGGCGCCGGGCTGCACCGCTACTGCGTCGAAAACGCCACCGTCCCCGTCATCGTGGGCGGCATCGGCGTGGTGCATGTCTACCTCGACGAGAGCTTCACCCGCGACTCGGCGGACGTGGGGCGCGCCGTCCAGCTCATTCGCAACGCCAAGGTGCAAAAACCCAGCGCCTGCAACGCCCTCGACACCCTGCTCATTCACGAGGGGGCGCTGCCCGCCCTGCCCGCCATCGCCCGCGATCTCGCATCCCACGGCGTCACCCTGCGCGCCGACCCTCCCTCCCTGCGGGTGCTGGAGGAGGCCGGAATCGAGGCCGAGCCCGCCCGAGACTCCGACTACGGCACCGAGTTCCTGGCCCTCACCGCCAGCCTCCGCACCGTCTCCGGGTTGGACGAGGCCCTCGACCACATCGCCGCGCACGGCAATCACACCGACGTGATCCTGACGCGCGACCTCTCGCAGGCTGAGCGCTTCGTGACGGACGTGGACAGCGCCGCCGTGATGGTGAACGCCAGCCCCCGTTTCAACGACGGCGGCCAGCTCGGCCTCGGCGCGGAGGTCGCCATCAGCACCCAGAAGCTCCACGCCCGGGGCCCGATGGGTTTGCGCGAGCTGACGACGACGAAGTGGGTCGTGGTGGGGGAGGGGCAGGTGCGAGGGTGA
- a CDS encoding SDR family oxidoreductase, which translates to MNTILVYGATGSQGEPVARRLLEAGHRVRILVRQPERAGDLRALGAEVMQGDLSDAEATRRASTGADGVVFHLPFAGGNPMDRPMQARNVIDAAREAGVRLLVWNASGEIAPERTGNPGLDVRLDVLEVIQASGVPYVVLQPTGYMENFLGPWTAPEVASRDVFTYPVPNEVRMQWIASDDLGKFVAYAFAHPELAPLNLKVAGPERLSAEEVAERFSRALGRPIRFEPQSPEVFGERMDTIYPGMGRFAAMAYQRAFTDPPSMSSDVDVDSALQKMPVTLTTLEDWVREHADAFGAGEVARPHA; encoded by the coding sequence ATGAACACGATTCTGGTGTACGGGGCCACGGGATCACAGGGCGAGCCGGTCGCGCGCCGCCTGCTGGAGGCGGGGCACCGGGTGAGGATTCTGGTGCGCCAGCCCGAGCGGGCCGGGGACCTGCGGGCGCTGGGCGCCGAGGTGATGCAGGGCGACCTGAGCGACGCCGAGGCCACCCGCCGGGCGAGCACGGGCGCGGACGGCGTGGTCTTCCACCTGCCCTTCGCGGGCGGGAACCCGATGGACCGCCCGATGCAGGCGCGCAACGTGATCGACGCGGCGCGGGAGGCGGGCGTGCGGCTCCTCGTGTGGAACGCGAGCGGTGAAATCGCCCCCGAAAGGACAGGCAACCCGGGGCTGGACGTGCGCCTCGACGTGCTGGAGGTCATCCAGGCGAGCGGCGTGCCGTACGTCGTCTTGCAGCCCACCGGGTACATGGAGAACTTCCTGGGCCCGTGGACGGCCCCCGAGGTCGCCTCACGGGACGTCTTCACCTATCCGGTCCCCAACGAGGTGCGGATGCAGTGGATCGCGTCCGACGACCTGGGCAAGTTCGTCGCCTACGCCTTCGCGCATCCCGAGCTGGCCCCCCTCAACCTCAAGGTGGCGGGCCCCGAACGCCTGAGCGCCGAGGAGGTCGCCGAACGCTTCAGCCGCGCCCTGGGCCGCCCCATCCGTTTCGAGCCCCAGAGCCCCGAGGTCTTCGGGGAGAGGATGGACACGATCTACCCCGGCATGGGCCGCTTCGCCGCGATGGCGTACCAGCGGGCCTTCACCGACCCGCCCAGCATGTCGAGCGACGTGGATGTGGACTCGGCCCTGCAAAAGATGCCCGTGACCCTCACCACTTTGGAGGACTGGGTGCGGGAGCACGCGGACGCCTTCGGAGCCGGAGAGGTGGCCCGGCCCCATGCTTGA
- a CDS encoding MBL fold metallo-hydrolase, with protein MLEYRTFGANTYLLQTDEGPLLVDSGLAGTREKVLGWARGAGVRAVLLTHHHPDHAGGARFLWESLGLPTYAHPLDLPYLTGETPRPTLPVPVIGRFLNFPVSPVPRAALQTLEEGDTLMGWQVVHLPGHTPGQIGLMRDGVLVAADALGSRRGQAVMGPPFFTADMAQAQRTVRKIADLAPREVYVGHGPVTTAESVRALADKLGV; from the coding sequence ATGCTTGAGTACCGCACCTTCGGGGCCAACACGTATCTGCTTCAGACGGACGAGGGCCCCCTCCTGGTGGACAGCGGCCTCGCCGGAACGCGTGAGAAGGTCCTCGGCTGGGCGCGGGGGGCGGGGGTCCGGGCCGTCCTCCTCACCCACCACCACCCCGACCACGCGGGGGGTGCACGCTTCCTGTGGGAGTCGCTGGGCCTGCCCACGTACGCCCACCCGCTCGACCTGCCCTACCTGACGGGGGAAACGCCGCGCCCCACCTTGCCCGTGCCCGTGATCGGGCGGTTCCTCAATTTCCCGGTGTCCCCCGTGCCGCGGGCCGCGCTCCAGACGCTGGAGGAGGGCGACACGCTGATGGGCTGGCAGGTCGTCCACCTCCCCGGACACACGCCGGGGCAGATCGGGCTGATGCGGGATGGGGTGCTCGTCGCGGCGGACGCCCTCGGCTCACGTCGGGGGCAGGCCGTGATGGGACCTCCCTTTTTCACCGCCGACATGGCGCAGGCCCAACGCACCGTTCGCAAGATCGCCGACCTCGCCCCGCGTGAGGTGTACGTGGGGCACGGCCCCGTCACGACCGCCGAATCGGTGCGGGCGCTGGCCGACAAGCTCGGAGTTTAA
- a CDS encoding PIN/TRAM domain-containing protein: MLWLRLVLILLGLIAGLGVGRALEGGSGAPDLARVNTLSLGLAGALAALLLAPRAERLAAGWAGGLGRWYAGLSPRRVAAATFGLMVALLLSVLLGSLLRGLPFSTWLWSVLVTLLLAAFFVPFALRHEGAFAPLALPPARRPAGGKLLDTNVIIDGRVLDLARSGFLEGDLIVPAFVLRELQLLADHADPQRRTRGKRGLGVLEELRELRPLRVEDWDDPSLPTVDDKLVRLARQTGAALLSNDGNLAKIARLHGVTVLSLHALAVALKPQVQAGDYLTVTVTKNGQQQGQGVGYLEDGTMVVVEDGLKYRGKPTRVLVVNNVQTNVGRMIFARAEKQGAA; this comes from the coding sequence GTGCTCTGGCTGCGGCTCGTTCTCATTTTGCTCGGATTGATCGCCGGTCTGGGGGTGGGCCGGGCGCTGGAGGGGGGCAGCGGCGCCCCCGACCTGGCCCGGGTGAACACCCTCAGCCTGGGGCTGGCGGGCGCCCTCGCTGCCCTGCTCCTCGCTCCGCGCGCCGAACGTCTCGCCGCCGGGTGGGCGGGCGGGCTGGGGCGCTGGTACGCCGGGCTCTCCCCGCGCCGGGTCGCGGCGGCCACCTTCGGGCTGATGGTCGCCCTGCTGCTGAGCGTCTTGCTCGGGAGTCTCCTGCGCGGTCTGCCGTTTTCCACCTGGCTGTGGAGCGTGCTCGTCACCCTGCTGCTCGCGGCCTTTTTCGTGCCCTTCGCCCTGCGCCACGAGGGCGCCTTCGCGCCGCTGGCCCTGCCGCCCGCCCGGCGCCCCGCCGGGGGCAAGCTTCTCGACACGAACGTCATCATCGACGGGCGCGTCCTCGACCTCGCCCGCTCCGGCTTTCTGGAGGGCGACCTCATCGTGCCCGCCTTCGTGCTGCGCGAGTTGCAGCTCCTCGCCGACCACGCGGACCCGCAGAGGCGCACGCGCGGCAAGCGAGGCCTGGGCGTGCTCGAAGAGTTGCGTGAGCTTCGCCCCCTGCGCGTCGAGGACTGGGACGACCCCTCCTTACCCACCGTGGACGACAAGCTCGTGCGGCTCGCCCGCCAGACGGGGGCTGCCCTGCTCTCCAACGACGGCAACCTCGCCAAGATCGCCCGGCTGCACGGGGTCACCGTCCTGAGTCTGCACGCGCTCGCCGTGGCCCTGAAACCCCAGGTCCAGGCCGGGGACTACCTCACCGTCACGGTCACGAAAAACGGGCAGCAGCAGGGCCAGGGCGTCGGTTACCTGGAAGACGGCACGATGGTCGTCGTGGAAGACGGCCTGAAGTACCGGGGCAAGCCCACCCGCGTCCTCGTGGTGAACAATGTCCAGACGAACGTGGGCCGCATGATCTTCGCGCGGGCGGAGAAGCAGGGCGCGGCGTGA
- a CDS encoding SDR family oxidoreductase, translating into MIFLTGVSGELSGRIARLLLDRGVPFRASTRDPGRVAWLTGRGVEVVATDYEAPNFADAVRGSSHLLLLSTPAHDEAVRVRQHLRAIEAAREAGVERVSYTSFLDVDPASPFRAAATHAATEQALRQSGARYTVLRPSLYLDSLGMTLRQAAGSGVHRAPTGEARATYVSRDDIAAVAAALLKGGGHEDEVLEITGPESLTQAEIAERLGRVIGREVRYEPVSLEEFRAGLAAAGFPPPAVAGVGGIYAAIAAGHFDRVTNVVERMTGRPATGVEEYLRGAFPAA; encoded by the coding sequence ATGATCTTTCTGACCGGAGTGTCCGGCGAGCTGTCGGGCCGCATCGCGCGCCTTCTGCTCGACCGGGGCGTCCCCTTCCGCGCCTCCACCCGCGATCCGGGTCGGGTCGCCTGGCTCACCGGGCGCGGCGTGGAGGTCGTGGCGACCGACTACGAGGCGCCCAACTTCGCGGACGCCGTGCGGGGAAGCAGCCACCTCCTGCTGCTCTCGACGCCCGCCCACGACGAGGCGGTGCGCGTGCGCCAGCACCTCCGGGCCATCGAGGCCGCCCGCGAGGCCGGGGTGGAGCGCGTCTCCTACACCTCCTTCCTGGACGTGGACCCGGCCTCACCCTTCCGGGCGGCGGCGACCCACGCGGCGACCGAGCAGGCCCTCCGCCAGAGCGGCGCCCGCTACACGGTCCTGCGGCCCAGCCTGTACCTCGACAGCCTGGGGATGACTCTGCGGCAGGCGGCGGGGAGCGGCGTCCACCGCGCCCCCACGGGGGAAGCACGGGCCACCTACGTCTCGCGCGACGACATCGCCGCGGTGGCTGCCGCCCTCCTCAAAGGGGGCGGCCACGAGGACGAGGTGCTGGAAATCACCGGGCCGGAGTCGCTGACCCAGGCCGAGATCGCTGAACGTCTCGGGCGGGTGATCGGGCGCGAGGTGCGGTATGAGCCGGTCTCGCTGGAGGAGTTCCGGGCGGGCCTCGCCGCCGCCGGGTTTCCACCCCCCGCCGTCGCCGGGGTCGGCGGCATCTACGCCGCCATCGCCGCCGGGCACTTCGACCGGGTGACGAACGTGGTGGAGCGGATGACGGGGCGGCCCGCGACGGGCGTGGAGGAGTATCTGCGCGGGGCATTCCCGGCGGCCTGA